The Mytilus galloprovincialis chromosome 4, xbMytGall1.hap1.1, whole genome shotgun sequence genome contains a region encoding:
- the LOC143072346 gene encoding PC-esterase domain-containing protein 1A-like, with translation MVKTSNTHIFLQEDANKLLHNKFIVIIGDSIQRGIYKDLVLLLQKNKYLRETDLRKKGEFSFIGDQLIEGGQKGVMTNGKNYREIRQYQTDYNLIRFYFVTRCYNTYIESILSDLTEDPKPDVVIMNSCLWDITRYGKASVEMYKENLDKLYQRFKECLPEECLVLWNATLPISKDARGGFIIPEIEFMNSTLRLDILEANFYARQIIFSNGYDFLDLHYYLRGQLQRRVGDGIHWDMTAHRRITNLILTHLAEAWGENAPESVERMLPLLPPPVNRFNHSVVDNLSRRPPVATVSPINFGVSRTLINESCRQRPIRDYNITRSVINNNNASGYQWQPYANDDYNPPNGMNRNRSRLRDQPYHTPFQCVQQPFMFNR, from the exons ATGGTGAAGACTTCTAATACGCATATATTTCTACAGGAAGATGCTAACAAGTTACTACATAACAAATTTATTGTTATCATTGGGGATTCAA TCCAAAGAGGTATTTATAAggacctggttttattgctacaGAAAAACAAGTACTTGAGGGAAACTGACTTAAGGAAGAAG GGAGAATTTTCCTTCATTGGTGACCAATTAATTGAAGGTGGACAGAAAGGTGTGATGACAAATGGGAAGAACTACAGAGAGATCAGACAATACCAGACAGATTATAATCTGATCAGATTCTACTTTGTTACACGCTGTTACAACACCTATATTGAATCCATTCTTTCAGATCTGACCGAAGACCCAAAACCTGATGTTGTCATTATGAACTCTTGTCTGTGGGATATCACAAG ataTGGTAAAGCAAGTGTCGAAATGTACAAGGAAAACTTAGATAAACTTTATCAGAGATTCAAAGAATGTCTTCCAGAAGAATGTTTAGTATTATGGAATGCTACTTTACCTATTAGTAAAGATGCTAGAGGAGGCTTCATTATTCCAGAGATTGAATTTATGAACTCGACATTAAGACTGGACATTTTAGAGGCTAATTTTTATGCTCGACAGATAATATTTTCGAATGGATATGACTTTTTAGATCTTCATTACTATCTCCGTGGTCAGCTTCAACGCAGAGTTGGTGACGGTATCCACTGGGACATGACAGCTCATCGTAGAATCACAAATCTCATCCTGACTCATTTAGCAGAAGCATGGGGAGAGAATGCACCAGAATCTGTTGAAAGAATGTTACCGCTTTTACCCCCTCCTGTTAACAGATTTAACCATTCTGTTGTAGATAATCTCAGCAGACGGCCACCTGTTGCTACTGTTTCCCCAATAAACTTTGGTGTATCTAGAACATTAATCAATGAAAGTTGTAGACAGAGACCTATTAGGGACTATAATATTACTAGATCTGTCATAAACAACAACAATGCATCTGGTTACCAATGGCAACCCTATGCAAATGATGACTACAATCCACCCAATGGTATGAACAGGAACCGATCACGATTACGAGATCAACCGTACCACACTCCATTCCAATGTGTTCAACAACCTTTTATGTTTAACCGTTAA